AAGATTCGGAGTAAAATGCGGATCTATGGTGGACAGGCAACTGTGAACCGGATGCTTGTTCACCCGTTGTTTTTCATGATCTTTGACAAGTGAACAGTTAAGCCATATGAGCAGCGGAAGTGCACCGGCCCGACGGGATTCGCCCCGGCGAGGCCGGGAAAAATGCAGTAGCCTTTTTCAGCACTTTCGGTGCGAATACCAGAAGTGTTGAGCCTTCAAAGACGATTTCCGCTTCGGCGGATTCGACGATTCAAACTGAAGGGTTTGATCCTGGCTCAGAACGAACGCTGGCGGCGTGGCTAAGACATGCAAGTCGAACGGACTACGTAATTGAGCAATCGAAAGCGTAGTTAGTGGCGAAAGGGTTAGTAACGGCTAGGTAACGTACCCCGTGCTTCAGGATAGCGTCTGGATGCTTCGGCATCCTTCCGAAAGGGGCGGTAATACTGGATGACATCATTTGTCGATAGGCGAATGATCAAAGATTTATCGGCGCGGGAGCGGCCTAGTTCCTATCAGCTTGTTGGTGAGGTAATGGCTCACCAAGGCGACGACGGGTAGCGGGACTGAGAGGTTGGCCCGCAACATCGGGACTGAGACACTGCCCGGACCTCCACGGAGGGCTGCAGTAACGAATATTGGGCAATGAGCGAAAGCTTGACCCAGCGACGCCGCGTGTAGGAGGAAGTCTTTCGGGATGTAAACTACTGTCAGGGGGACGAAAGTGCGTTTCGGCGCATTGATCGAACCCAGAGGAAGTCACGGCTAACTTCGTGCCAGCAGCCGCGGTAAGACGAAGGTGGCAAGCGTTGTTCGGTATCACTGGGCTTAAAGCGTGTGTAGGCGGAAGCGTAAGCGTTTTGTGAAATCCCTCGGCTTAACCGAGGAATTGCTTGACGAACTGCGTTTCTTGAGGCAGGTAGGGGTGCGCAGAACTCTTGGTGGAGCGGTGGAATGCGTAGATATCAAGAGGAATGCCGGTGGAGAAGTCGGTGCACTGGGCCTGACCTGACGCTGAGACACGAAAGCGTGGGGAGCGAACGGGATTAGATACCCCGGTAGTCCACGCCGTAAACGATGTCTACTAGGTTGTGGCGGTTCTGACGCCGGCACAGCCGAAGCTAAAGTGTTAAGTAGACCGCCTGGGGAGTACGGTCGCAAGGCTAAAACTCAAAGGAATTGACGGGGGCTCACACAAGCGGTGGAGCATGTGGATTAATTCGAAGCAACGCGCAGAACCTTACCTGGGTTTGACATGCTTGGATGCCGCCGGGGAAACTCGGTTGGCTGCCTTCGGGTGAAACTTGCACAGGTGCTGCATGGCTGTCGTCAGCTCGTGTCGTGAGATGTCGGGTTAAGTCCTCTAACGAGCGAAACCCTTGCCGTTAGTTACCAGCGGGTCATGCCGGGAACTCTAACGGGACTGCCGGTGTTAAACCGGAGGAAGGTGGGGATGACGTCAAGTCATCATGGCCTTTATGCCCAGGGCCTCACACGTGCTACAATGGTCGGAACAGAGCGACGCGATACCGCGAGGTGGAGCAAATCGCTAAAATCCGGCCCCAGTTCGGATTGCAGGCTGGCAACTCGCCTGCATGAAGGTGGAATCGCTAGTAATCGCGAATCAGCGATGTCGCGGTGAATGTGTTCCTGAGCCTTGTACACACCGCCCGTCAAGTGATGGGAGTTGGGAGTACCCGAAGTCGGGTTGCTAACCCCGCAAGGGGAGGCGCCTGCCGACGGTAAGCCCGATGACTGGCACTAAGTCGTAACAAGGTAGCCGTAGGGGAACCTGCGGCTGGATCACCTCCTTTCTAGGGATATCTAGAACGTTGCCTGGTCTTTCCTGTGTAAGCAGGAACTTTCAGACCAAGGTGGCGCAAGTCAGGTACTTTCGCTGTTCGGCTTAACTGTTTCTTGATACAACAAGCCCCGGTCCTCGGACCGGGGCTTTTGTTTTGCGCTGCGCGATGGTATACTGGAAGCCGAGAGACAGGGATGAATGACAAGACCACGAAGTTCCCGAAACCGGCCGATCCCACGATCGAAGAGGTGTTGCGGGCGTTTCTCGATGTCTCGTCGCAGCGGCTCAAGCCGGCGACGTTGCGCAAGTACGAGAGCGTGATTGAACTGTTCACGATCAGTATGAACAACTACGGGCCCGGTACGCTGAGCGACGCTCAGACGGCGACGTTCGAGGCGTTCTACAACGCCAAGGGTGCCGCGCATCGGGAGTATTGCCAGATTTTCGGGCCGGAGATGATCTTGGGCAACGTGGATGAGTTCCTCAGTTACTTCATGCCGCGCAAGGTCATGTGCGGCAAGGAGTTGATGCGGGCGGCCGGCACAGTGACCAGGAAGCTGGCCCATTGGTTGTGCGAGCAGGGTCTTGTCGATGCAGAGGGGGCCGAGGCGGGGATGCAGTCGGGGGCCGCGGCCGCCAAGGCGCTTCCGGCCGGAGAGCGCCTCGCCGACGCTCTTTGCGACTATTGCCATCTCCACCCCGTGGACGATTGGGCCGACCAAATCGAGGACCATTTCACCGTCGAGAAAGTCGAGTCGGGCAGGCTGCACCTGGCGCCCGTGCTCGGCGGCGGTCCGGCCAAGGACGAGACGATTGTCCTGGACCTGCCCAGGGCGATCACCGGCCTCTGCCAGGTCGGCTGGAAGATCAGCCTGCTGTTGGGCAAGACAAAGAGAGGCTGGCGCATCCTCGAATCCGGCAACGTCTACCCTTCTGACGCCCGCTGCCTGCGCCATACAGGCTGCCCAACCCGCTGAACGCGGGGGAGCCGTCCGTCGACAAAAACCGGGCTTTGTCCCCGGCCGTCGCGTAGGGCGAGCGTCCCCGCTCGCCGTCGTTCTCTCTTCGCCAAGCCCCCGGCCCGACGCGACGCACTGCCTGCGATTCGCCGGGTCCGCCGAGAGCCCGCCGGCCGCCGCGACAGCCGGCAGCGAGTAGCAGCCATAAGCACAGGGCGCAATGGCCCCGAAACGCCCGCAAAAATCGGTGACTGTTCCTCGGAGTTCGGTCCTCGGACCGGGGCTTTTGTTATGCGCTGCGCGATGGTATACTGGAAGCCGAGACAGGAAGGGACCTCAAGGACGCAAAGGACCTAAAGGACAGGCTGTGCCTCTACGTCCTTTCGGTCCCTTAGGTCGTTTTCGTCGTTTCTGTCCTTCGGAGGAGCGATCCATGGCCGACGGCTTCATCCCACCCCACGGCGGCTACGCCAATCTGCTGTCCTATCGCAAGGCGGAGATCGTCTACGACGCCACGGTCTACTTCTGCGACCGCTTCGTGGGCAGGCGGGACCGCACGCGCGACCAGATGATCCAGGCCGCCCGCTCGGGCAAGCAGAACATCATCGAAGGCAGTCAAGCCTCCGGCCTGTCCAAGCAAATGGAAATCAAGCTGACCAGCGTTGCCCGCGCCAGTCTGGAAGAGCTGCTGGCCGACTATCGCGACTTCCTGCGAACGCATCGCCTCGATGAATGGGACGCCGATCACCCCTACGCCCAACGGCTGCGTCGCCTCAATCGCCTCGGCGACGGCAGCTATGAAACGTTCCGCAAGGGGATCGAGCATCCCGATCCCGCGATCTGCGCCAACGTCATCATCGGCTTGATCAAGGTCGCCACCTACCTGCTCGACCGCCAGATCCGGCGCCTGGAGAAGGACTTCGTCAACGCCGGAGGCCTCCGCGAGCGCATGACCGCCGCCCGCCTGGCCGCCCGAGCCAAGCAGCGTCGAAAGCCGACCGACGCCCTCGACAGCCCATAGGTCTTTTGAGTCCCTGTCGGCCCTTGGATCTTTCGACCCGGCCGGACCGCACCCCACGCCCGCCCATCCGCTCCGGAATCGGCAACGATCCCTCCGGCCGTCGCGTAGGGCGAGCGTCCCCGCTCGCCATCGTTCTCTCTTCGCCAAGCCCCCGGCCCGACGCGACGCACGGCCTGCGATTCGCCGGGGCCGCCGAGAGCCCGCCGGCCGCCGCGAAAACCGGCAGCGAGCAGCAGCCATAAGCACAGGGCGCAATGGCCCCGAAATGCCCCCAAAATAGGTGACTGTCCCTCGGAGTGTAAGCCCCCAGATAAGCCCCATACGCAATTCACGGCCGAAATG
This portion of the Anaerobaca lacustris genome encodes:
- a CDS encoding four helix bundle suffix domain-containing protein is translated as MADGFIPPHGGYANLLSYRKAEIVYDATVYFCDRFVGRRDRTRDQMIQAARSGKQNIIEGSQASGLSKQMEIKLTSVARASLEELLADYRDFLRTHRLDEWDADHPYAQRLRRLNRLGDGSYETFRKGIEHPDPAICANVIIGLIKVATYLLDRQIRRLEKDFVNAGGLRERMTAARLAARAKQRRKPTDALDSP